In the Prochlorococcus sp. MIT 1307 genome, one interval contains:
- a CDS encoding BamA/TamA family outer membrane protein, whose product MARFLSAIPSWLLHRGTYGLALALPALVGTGFSSLSNQEKITYEKSKSPKDVNVAQFARPTGERKGVEPSPQGSGNTRVLITEVVIEGIDGHPEQERLEFAAYDAMSVRPGSNITREELKLSLDAIYSTGWFSGVRIEPINGPLGVQLLVEVDPNPVLKKVKLLPTESKIPPSVIDNIFKSDYGKTLNLNALQVRIKELKNWYTKEGYSLARISGPNRITPDGIVELKIGEGTVSGIEIQFLNKDGDLSNQDGKVIKGKTRPWVIKREISMKPGDIFNRNQLEGDIKRLYSTSLFSDVKVTLRPVTGSPGSVIIVLGITEQSTGSLSGGIGYSGGQGAFGQLGLKESNFFGKAWNSGIDLTYGQYGALVNFTFSDPWIRGDKYRTSFRSSLFLSREVPQEFRSQSGGSIRSVKDYYDANTSTAYEIQNTVFGPYPSVSDAKAANPNVSWFDYEGDSIVLERVGGGFSFARPLNGGDPYKKVPWRVLVGMNVQQVKAIDYAGNSRPYGVLVDNLSNNQVPNKEVICVSFNCAAENNLFSVRTAATYNTLNDSRNPTSGDFMTVGTEQFVSVGEDSPTFNRARTSYSHFIPVNWLKIAKGCRPKSGEKANCPQTIAFQVKAGSIVGDLPPYEAFCLGGSSSVRGWNNCDLAVGRNFGEGSVEYRFPVWKLLSAAFFVDGATDFGSQNAVPGKPGKLLGKNGSGFSPGAGLIVNTPIGPLRLEGAKRDFDGDWRFNLGVGWKF is encoded by the coding sequence ATGGCCAGATTTCTTTCAGCTATTCCTTCCTGGCTATTGCATCGAGGGACATATGGTTTAGCTCTGGCCTTGCCAGCTCTTGTTGGAACTGGGTTCTCCAGCCTCTCAAACCAAGAGAAAATTACTTATGAAAAGAGTAAGAGCCCAAAGGATGTAAATGTTGCTCAGTTTGCACGGCCTACTGGAGAGAGAAAAGGAGTTGAACCTAGTCCTCAAGGGTCTGGCAATACTAGGGTTTTGATCACTGAGGTGGTTATAGAGGGTATCGATGGTCATCCAGAGCAAGAACGCTTGGAATTTGCCGCTTACGATGCAATGAGTGTGCGTCCAGGTAGCAATATCACTAGAGAAGAGTTAAAACTTTCTCTAGATGCAATTTATTCAACAGGTTGGTTCTCAGGGGTTAGGATTGAGCCAATTAATGGACCTCTAGGAGTACAACTTTTAGTAGAAGTTGATCCTAATCCTGTGCTAAAAAAAGTTAAACTTCTACCAACAGAAAGTAAAATTCCACCAAGCGTTATTGATAATATTTTTAAATCTGATTATGGAAAGACGTTAAACCTAAATGCTCTTCAGGTAAGAATCAAGGAATTAAAAAACTGGTACACTAAAGAGGGATATTCTTTGGCAAGAATTTCTGGGCCAAATAGAATTACTCCTGATGGAATTGTTGAGCTAAAGATTGGCGAAGGTACAGTCTCAGGTATAGAGATTCAGTTCTTGAATAAAGATGGAGACTTAAGTAATCAAGATGGAAAAGTGATAAAAGGTAAAACAAGACCTTGGGTAATCAAAAGAGAAATTTCAATGAAACCTGGAGATATTTTTAATAGAAATCAGCTAGAGGGGGATATCAAAAGATTATATTCAACATCCCTATTTAGTGATGTAAAAGTTACTCTAAGGCCAGTAACTGGTTCACCTGGCAGTGTTATAATAGTGTTGGGTATTACTGAACAATCAACAGGCTCACTTTCCGGTGGTATTGGGTATAGTGGAGGTCAAGGTGCTTTTGGGCAGCTAGGCCTTAAAGAGTCAAACTTCTTTGGTAAGGCATGGAATAGTGGTATTGATTTAACTTATGGTCAGTATGGAGCTTTGGTTAATTTTACCTTTTCAGATCCATGGATAAGAGGAGATAAATATCGTACATCATTTAGAAGCTCACTATTTTTAAGTAGAGAAGTACCTCAGGAGTTTCGTAGTCAATCAGGGGGAAGTATTCGTAGCGTTAAAGACTATTATGATGCAAATACATCTACAGCATACGAAATTCAAAATACTGTTTTTGGACCTTATCCATCAGTCTCTGATGCTAAGGCTGCTAATCCAAATGTTAGTTGGTTTGACTATGAGGGTGATTCTATAGTTCTTGAAAGAGTAGGAGGTGGATTTTCTTTCGCAAGGCCTTTGAATGGTGGAGACCCTTATAAGAAAGTTCCTTGGAGAGTTTTAGTAGGAATGAATGTTCAGCAAGTAAAAGCGATTGATTACGCTGGGAATAGTCGCCCTTATGGAGTTCTAGTTGATAACTTATCTAATAATCAGGTTCCTAATAAAGAAGTGATTTGTGTATCATTTAATTGTGCTGCAGAAAATAATCTTTTTAGTGTAAGAACTGCAGCAACTTATAACACTCTTAATGATTCGAGAAATCCAACTTCAGGCGATTTTATGACTGTGGGAACCGAGCAATTCGTCTCAGTTGGAGAAGACTCTCCCACTTTTAATCGAGCAAGAACTAGTTATTCTCATTTTATTCCAGTTAACTGGTTAAAGATTGCGAAGGGTTGTAGACCAAAAAGTGGAGAAAAAGCTAATTGCCCTCAAACTATTGCTTTTCAAGTTAAAGCTGGCTCAATTGTGGGAGATCTCCCTCCATACGAAGCTTTTTGTCTAGGTGGCTCTAGTTCTGTTAGAGGCTGGAACAACTGTGACCTCGCTGTGGGTAGAAATTTTGGAGAGGGGTCTGTTGAATATAGATTTCCAGTTTGGAAGTTGTTATCTGCAGCATTTTTTGTTGATGGTGCGACGGACTTTGGATCGCAAAATGCGGTTCCTGGTAAACCAGGAAAATTACTTGGAAAGAATGGTTCTGGGTTCTCTCCCGGTGCAGGCTTGATTGTCAATACGCCTATAGGTCCTTTGCGTCTTGAGGGGGCAAAGCGTGACTTTGATGGTGATTGGCGTTTCAACTTGGGAGTGGGTTGGAAGTTTTAG
- the lpxC gene encoding UDP-3-O-acyl-N-acetylglucosamine deacetylase: MTCLPNNYEGAWTLAKTVLRRGIGLHTGEEAEVRLSPYEKAGFHVSWIDSGEAPITLSADQAFDTQLCTTLQLGNHRLSTVEHLLAALGGCGISHVLIEVSGQEIPLLDGSALCWVEAILEAGLAPACTPRLAAPLVNKPLAFHRGHSVITATPAEKFTLVGIIDFPYPAIGQQMLTIQLTPNVFVKEIAPARTFGFKDQLEKLQKSGLIKGGTLDNALVCDCDDWINPPLRFKDEPVRHKLLDLIGDLALVGFPNAQVLVYRGSHCLHNDLAASLLQ, from the coding sequence GTGACCTGTTTGCCGAATAACTACGAGGGTGCTTGGACTCTTGCTAAAACAGTTTTGAGAAGAGGTATTGGACTCCATACTGGAGAAGAAGCTGAGGTCCGTCTATCTCCATATGAGAAGGCTGGTTTTCATGTCTCATGGATCGATAGTGGTGAAGCGCCAATAACTCTTAGTGCTGATCAAGCTTTTGACACGCAATTATGCACAACTCTTCAGTTGGGTAATCATCGTCTTTCAACAGTAGAACATCTTCTTGCAGCATTGGGTGGTTGTGGCATAAGCCACGTTCTTATTGAGGTCTCTGGTCAGGAAATCCCACTTTTAGATGGTTCTGCACTGTGTTGGGTTGAAGCAATTTTGGAAGCTGGCCTTGCTCCAGCGTGTACACCACGCTTAGCCGCTCCATTAGTGAACAAACCATTGGCATTTCATCGTGGTCATAGTGTTATCACTGCAACACCCGCTGAAAAATTTACTTTGGTAGGCATTATTGATTTTCCATATCCAGCTATCGGCCAACAAATGTTGACTATTCAACTGACTCCAAATGTTTTTGTTAAGGAAATTGCACCAGCTAGAACTTTTGGTTTTAAGGATCAATTGGAGAAACTCCAGAAGTCTGGCTTAATAAAAGGGGGAACTCTTGATAACGCTTTGGTATGTGACTGTGATGATTGGATCAATCCCCCCTTGAGATTCAAGGATGAACCAGTGAGACATAAACTTTTGGACTTAATCGGAGATTTAGCACTGGTTGGGTTTCCTAATGCACAAGTTCTTGTGTATAGAGGTTCACATTGTTTACATAACGATTTAGCAGCTTCTCTCCTCCAATAG
- the fabZ gene encoding 3-hydroxyacyl-ACP dehydratase FabZ, producing MPQVLTTEQIMGLLPHRYPFALVDRVLEHEPGKRAVAIKNVTINEPQFQGHFPDRPLMPGVLIVEAMAQVGGLIVTQMPDLPKGLFVFAGIDGVRFRRPVVPGDQLEITCELISLKRKRFGKVSGKVTVDDQLVCSGELMFSLVD from the coding sequence ATGCCTCAAGTGCTTACAACTGAACAAATTATGGGGTTATTGCCTCATAGATATCCTTTCGCATTGGTTGACCGTGTTCTCGAGCATGAACCTGGCAAAAGGGCTGTGGCTATAAAGAATGTCACAATTAATGAGCCTCAATTTCAAGGGCATTTCCCAGATAGACCTTTAATGCCTGGTGTTTTGATCGTTGAGGCAATGGCTCAAGTAGGTGGCTTGATTGTGACCCAAATGCCAGATTTGCCGAAGGGACTTTTTGTGTTTGCTGGCATAGATGGCGTTCGGTTTCGCCGGCCAGTAGTGCCTGGCGACCAGCTTGAAATTACTTGTGAGCTTATTAGTCTCAAGAGGAAGAGATTTGGGAAAGTTAGCGGCAAAGTAACAGTTGATGATCAGCTGGTTTGCTCTGGTGAACTCATGTTTTCTTTAGTTGATTGA
- the lpxA gene encoding acyl-ACP--UDP-N-acetylglucosamine O-acyltransferase: protein MSEFRHPSTLTINKPPEVHPLANVDPKAELEEGVVIGSGAVVGPEVKIGSQTWIGPNVVLDGRLTIGSQNRIFPGACLGLEPQDLKYKGASTEVVIGDRNTIRECVTINRATEEGEATKVGNENLLMAYCHLGHNCLLGNGIVMSNGIQVAGHVFIEDWAVIGGCVGIHQFVHIGRLAMVGGMTKVDRDVPPFCLVEGHPGRLRGINRVGLRRRGVNNDQGGELRQLQEIWTLLFRSENVLVKSLELARKQQLFPAAKHLCDFLQASIQQDRRGPMTFKKSTN, encoded by the coding sequence ATGAGTGAGTTTCGACACCCTTCAACTTTGACCATTAACAAACCTCCAGAAGTACACCCTTTGGCAAATGTTGATCCGAAGGCAGAACTTGAAGAGGGCGTAGTTATTGGCTCAGGAGCTGTAGTAGGTCCAGAAGTGAAGATAGGCTCTCAGACTTGGATTGGCCCAAATGTTGTTCTTGATGGACGATTAACAATTGGATCTCAAAATAGGATTTTTCCAGGAGCTTGCTTAGGTCTTGAGCCTCAAGACCTTAAATATAAAGGAGCCTCTACAGAGGTAGTCATAGGCGATAGAAATACGATTCGAGAATGTGTGACGATTAATCGTGCTACGGAAGAAGGTGAAGCGACAAAGGTTGGGAATGAGAATTTGTTGATGGCTTATTGCCATTTAGGCCACAATTGTTTGCTTGGTAATGGAATTGTTATGTCTAATGGCATTCAAGTTGCAGGTCACGTTTTTATTGAAGATTGGGCAGTAATTGGTGGTTGTGTGGGTATTCATCAATTTGTGCACATAGGAAGATTAGCCATGGTTGGAGGTATGACTAAGGTTGATAGGGATGTTCCTCCTTTTTGTTTGGTAGAAGGACATCCAGGAAGGTTGCGTGGAATAAATCGTGTTGGTCTTCGTCGTAGGGGAGTCAACAATGATCAAGGTGGTGAACTTCGCCAATTGCAAGAAATCTGGACCCTTTTATTTCGTTCAGAGAACGTTCTTGTTAAAAGTCTTGAGCTGGCTAGAAAGCAACAATTATTTCCTGCGGCCAAACACTTATGTGACTTTCTTCAAGCCTCTATTCAGCAAGATAGAAGAGGGCCGATGACATTTAAGAAGAGTACTAATTAA
- the lpxB gene encoding lipid-A-disaccharide synthase, with protein sequence MRMLISTGEVSGDLQGSLLIQALHREALKRSMPLELVAIGGPRMKEAGAELIADTAPMGAIGLFEALPLLWPTLKLQNRVEKFLRGKPLDAVVLIDYMGPNIRLGNKLRRKKAELPIIYYIAPQEWAWRLGDGGTTDLIGFTDKILAIFKAEADFYSQRGGDVTWVGHPMIDVLSPLPTRNKALARLGIGADEKLLLLLPASRPQEIRYLMPILAKAAFLLQQHNPSINVLVPAGLSSFEEPIDKALIDAGVHGKVIPANQTDELKPFLFAGADLALGKSGTVNMELALNRVPQIVGYKVSKVTAFLAKKLLRFNVDHISPVNLLLKERLVPELVQDEFTPQLIKQLAIPLLEDPQSRSRMLEGYERLREQLGEPGVTDRAAKEIFDLVH encoded by the coding sequence ATGCGAATGCTTATTAGTACTGGGGAAGTCTCTGGAGACTTGCAGGGAAGTCTTTTGATTCAGGCCTTACATCGTGAGGCATTAAAACGCTCAATGCCACTTGAGTTGGTTGCTATTGGTGGGCCTCGAATGAAAGAGGCTGGTGCTGAATTAATTGCTGATACTGCTCCAATGGGAGCAATTGGCCTTTTTGAAGCTTTACCTCTTCTTTGGCCAACATTGAAATTGCAAAATAGAGTTGAGAAGTTTTTAAGAGGTAAACCTCTAGATGCTGTTGTCTTAATTGATTATATGGGACCTAATATCAGACTTGGGAATAAGTTGCGGCGGAAGAAAGCTGAACTTCCAATCATTTATTACATAGCTCCTCAAGAATGGGCTTGGCGCTTAGGTGATGGAGGAACTACTGATTTAATAGGCTTTACAGATAAAATACTTGCGATATTTAAAGCTGAAGCTGATTTTTATAGTCAAAGAGGAGGAGATGTTACTTGGGTAGGACACCCTATGATTGATGTACTTAGTCCTTTGCCCACTAGAAATAAGGCTCTTGCACGACTCGGAATTGGAGCTGATGAAAAGCTCCTGTTACTTTTACCAGCTTCTAGGCCTCAAGAGATTCGCTATTTGATGCCTATTTTAGCTAAAGCTGCATTTTTACTTCAGCAGCATAATCCTTCTATTAATGTCTTAGTACCTGCTGGCTTGTCTTCATTTGAAGAGCCTATTGATAAGGCCTTGATTGATGCTGGAGTGCATGGGAAAGTGATTCCAGCAAATCAAACTGATGAACTTAAACCATTTCTCTTTGCAGGTGCTGATCTTGCTTTAGGGAAATCGGGAACAGTCAATATGGAATTAGCATTAAATAGAGTTCCTCAGATTGTGGGATATAAAGTGAGTAAAGTTACTGCCTTTTTGGCTAAGAAATTATTGCGTTTTAATGTGGATCACATTTCACCAGTCAACCTTCTATTGAAGGAACGATTAGTTCCAGAGCTCGTACAAGATGAATTTACCCCACAATTAATCAAACAATTGGCAATTCCTTTACTTGAAGATCCTCAGAGTAGGTCCAGGATGTTAGAAGGTTATGAACGTCTTAGAGAGCAACTGGGTGAGCCAGGTGTTACAGATAGAGCAGCAAAAGAAATCTTTGATTTAGTCCATTGA
- the msrA gene encoding peptide-methionine (S)-S-oxide reductase MsrA encodes MKRISKILRGLLLAAALCLFCFSLPGLVEASQQEGVFAGGCFWCLEHDLENLPGVLKVESGYTGGNLSKPTYPNHKGHQEAVIVSFDSGKISYEKLLRNYWRNVDPLDGGGQFCDRGDSYRPVIFTSGDSQRSDAIESMRAAAKELNQPANALQVDIQDAQKFWLAEEYHQDFAKKNSLKYNFYRYSCARDKRLDEVWGDEARSGKAWR; translated from the coding sequence ATGAAACGTATTTCAAAAATTTTGAGGGGACTCCTGTTAGCTGCTGCCCTCTGTCTTTTTTGTTTTTCTTTGCCAGGGCTAGTAGAAGCAAGTCAGCAAGAAGGAGTTTTTGCGGGAGGTTGTTTTTGGTGCTTAGAACATGACTTAGAGAACCTTCCTGGTGTATTAAAAGTGGAAAGTGGATATACCGGAGGAAATCTCTCTAAGCCTACTTATCCCAACCATAAAGGACATCAAGAGGCTGTAATTGTTTCTTTTGATTCAGGGAAAATAAGTTACGAGAAACTTTTGAGAAATTATTGGCGCAATGTTGACCCACTTGATGGCGGCGGGCAATTTTGTGATCGAGGAGATTCCTACCGCCCAGTAATTTTTACTAGTGGTGACAGCCAGCGAAGTGATGCAATTGAAAGTATGAGAGCAGCTGCAAAGGAGTTAAACCAGCCTGCTAATGCTCTTCAGGTTGACATTCAGGATGCGCAGAAGTTTTGGCTGGCTGAGGAATACCATCAGGATTTTGCTAAGAAAAATAGTCTTAAATATAATTTTTATCGCTATAGCTGCGCGAGAGATAAGCGCTTAGATGAGGTATGGGGAGATGAAGCTAGAAGCGGAAAAGCTTGGAGGTAA
- a CDS encoding leucyl aminopeptidase has protein sequence MEISLNPSGIKNWDGSILILGLYEGKIEEQLNKYEHPHQETLVKELQKINFKAKTGEVTKFQLLGQTPAQVILVGLGEPKALLLDDLRKAASIGARASFGSSGKLGIMLPWNQFDSETTALAVGEALRLSLFKDLRFRNNPDPILRPEALELLGVRIESKKVLERVTPICAGVELARELVGSPPNSLTPKALAEQAVQIANEYGLESIILGAEECKERGMGAYLAVAQGSDMAPQFIHLIYRPDGPVKRRLAMVGKGLTFDSGGYNLKVGAAQIEMMKFDMGGSAAVIGAARALAELRPKDIEVHFIVAACENMINGSAVHPGDIVQASNGKTIEINNTDAEGRLTLADALIYACELEPDAIVDLATLTGACVIALGDEIAGLWTDDDELAMELIEAADSTGEGLWRMPLRSSYKEGLKSMLADIKNTGPRAGGSITAGLFLKEFVKESIPWAHIDIAGTVWTDKDRGINPAGATGYGVRTLVNWACKPLGESNQALNKKK, from the coding sequence ATGGAAATTTCTCTCAATCCTTCCGGTATAAAAAACTGGGATGGATCAATTCTTATTTTGGGCCTCTATGAAGGAAAGATTGAAGAACAACTCAACAAATATGAGCATCCGCATCAGGAAACACTGGTGAAAGAGCTACAAAAAATCAACTTCAAAGCAAAGACAGGAGAGGTAACAAAGTTTCAACTTCTTGGCCAAACACCTGCCCAAGTGATTCTGGTAGGACTAGGAGAGCCTAAAGCCCTTCTTCTAGATGACCTTCGCAAGGCGGCCTCCATAGGGGCGCGTGCAAGTTTTGGGAGCTCAGGCAAATTAGGCATTATGCTTCCTTGGAATCAGTTTGATTCTGAAACAACAGCTTTAGCAGTAGGGGAAGCACTGCGCCTTTCACTTTTTAAAGATCTCCGATTCCGAAATAATCCTGACCCAATACTTAGGCCAGAAGCCCTTGAATTGCTTGGTGTCAGGATTGAATCAAAAAAAGTCCTTGAAAGAGTGACTCCTATTTGTGCAGGTGTTGAACTAGCTAGAGAACTTGTAGGTTCCCCGCCCAATAGTCTTACCCCTAAAGCACTTGCTGAGCAAGCTGTTCAAATTGCAAATGAATATGGCCTTGAGTCAATAATCCTAGGAGCAGAAGAATGCAAAGAAAGAGGAATGGGAGCTTATCTTGCAGTCGCTCAAGGATCAGATATGGCTCCGCAATTCATTCATCTCATATATAGACCTGATGGACCAGTAAAAAGACGTCTTGCAATGGTGGGCAAAGGATTAACTTTTGACTCAGGAGGCTACAACCTGAAAGTAGGTGCAGCCCAAATAGAAATGATGAAATTCGACATGGGAGGGAGTGCAGCAGTTATCGGTGCAGCTAGAGCATTAGCAGAGCTACGTCCAAAAGACATAGAAGTACATTTCATAGTTGCTGCATGCGAAAACATGATAAATGGTTCCGCCGTGCATCCAGGCGACATAGTTCAAGCCTCGAATGGAAAAACCATAGAAATCAATAACACAGATGCAGAAGGACGACTAACGCTTGCTGATGCACTCATCTATGCCTGTGAACTTGAGCCAGATGCAATAGTCGATCTTGCAACTCTTACAGGTGCCTGCGTCATCGCACTTGGAGATGAAATAGCTGGGCTTTGGACTGACGACGATGAGCTGGCAATGGAATTAATAGAAGCAGCTGATAGCACTGGAGAAGGACTTTGGAGAATGCCTCTAAGAAGTTCATATAAAGAAGGTTTAAAATCGATGCTTGCAGATATAAAAAACACTGGACCCAGAGCAGGAGGTTCAATCACTGCAGGCCTTTTCCTTAAAGAATTTGTAAAAGAATCTATTCCTTGGGCCCATATAGATATCGCAGGAACAGTTTGGACTGACAAAGATCGTGGAATTAACCCTGCTGGTGCAACTGGATACGGTGTACGAACGCTAGTTAACTGGGCTTGCAAACCATTGGGCGAAAGCAATCAAGCCCTCAATAAAAAGAAATAA
- a CDS encoding GIY-YIG nuclease family protein: MEASKKQGDLFPSNSAPNTLSSPHKELRLSKEVLKSWQARIHNYQSQLFQGLNSHHQGSLFTKFEKAPIDDFEPLKLTPVPLSFWRWPKCSLQGPAIYLVMDRLADFESQILLYIGETVAADKRWKGEHDCKSYLAAYSEALSFAGIQNQISIRFWSDVPENTRSRRKIEQELIQRWLPPFNKETRAHWGTPFTAETS; the protein is encoded by the coding sequence ATGGAAGCATCAAAAAAACAAGGAGACCTATTCCCTAGCAATAGTGCCCCCAATACCCTTAGCTCACCTCACAAGGAACTAAGACTCAGCAAAGAGGTCTTAAAAAGTTGGCAAGCAAGAATTCATAATTATCAATCCCAACTTTTTCAAGGATTAAATAGTCATCACCAAGGCTCTCTTTTTACAAAATTCGAAAAAGCTCCTATTGATGATTTTGAACCATTAAAGCTCACACCTGTACCACTGAGCTTCTGGAGATGGCCAAAATGCTCTCTCCAAGGTCCAGCTATATATCTAGTAATGGATCGACTAGCAGACTTTGAGTCACAGATACTGCTTTACATAGGAGAAACCGTTGCAGCAGATAAACGATGGAAAGGTGAACATGACTGCAAATCTTATCTGGCAGCCTATTCTGAAGCACTAAGTTTTGCTGGAATTCAAAATCAGATCAGCATTCGTTTCTGGTCTGATGTCCCAGAAAACACACGATCCCGAAGAAAGATCGAACAAGAGCTAATTCAGCGCTGGCTTCCACCTTTCAACAAAGAAACCAGGGCTCATTGGGGGACACCCTTCACTGCAGAAACAAGCTGA
- a CDS encoding DUF1825 family protein: MAFFESEIVQEEAKSLFNDYQELMKLGSDYGKFDREGKKMFIDTMEALMERYRVFMKRFELSEDFQAKMTVEQLRTQLGQFGITPEQMFDQMNTTLNRMKAQLEESSG; encoded by the coding sequence ATGGCGTTTTTTGAATCCGAAATTGTTCAAGAGGAGGCTAAAAGCCTTTTTAATGATTATCAGGAACTTATGAAGCTTGGTTCTGATTATGGAAAATTTGATCGAGAAGGGAAAAAAATGTTTATAGATACTATGGAGGCCTTGATGGAGCGCTATAGGGTTTTTATGAAGAGGTTTGAACTGTCTGAAGATTTTCAAGCAAAAATGACTGTTGAGCAATTGAGAACTCAATTAGGCCAGTTTGGAATTACTCCTGAACAAATGTTTGATCAGATGAACACCACTTTGAACAGAATGAAAGCTCAACTTGAAGAATCTTCTGGTTGA
- the tyrS gene encoding tyrosine--tRNA ligase, with translation MPVKTTSLPAWLERGVADLFPAGTRDEKEKNLAHLLEERVKKSIPLRVKLGIDPTGSEIHLGHTILFRKLRAFQDEGHTAVLIIGDFTARIGDPTGKNKTRVQLSPEQVEKNAKTYLEQLGLGKPPEISLLDFTTPGRLEVRRNSEWLAALDLSQVIDLLSNATVGQMLAKEDFGNRSESGVPISLHEFLYPLLQGYDSVAVNADVELGGTDQKFNVAMGRDLQRRFNQRQQFGLLLPILVGLDGVQKMSKSLGNTVGLYEDALSMYSKLEKVSDHLVSSYLTLLTDLDIRKTLASSPRERQKTMALAVTASFHGLPAAKVAQANAETLVAGCRDDMAEVSVISLSKVNFPAKAFYLLSSIGLCSSSSEARRQIQGGAVRLDGKKITEPNMEFSEKKMLLGKVIQIGKKTFRRFAN, from the coding sequence ATGCCGGTGAAAACAACGTCATTGCCGGCTTGGCTAGAAAGAGGAGTAGCAGATCTTTTCCCTGCAGGCACCAGAGATGAAAAAGAAAAGAATCTTGCACACCTTCTTGAAGAGCGCGTCAAAAAGTCAATTCCTTTGCGGGTCAAATTGGGGATTGATCCAACAGGGAGTGAGATTCATTTAGGACATACCATTCTTTTTCGAAAGCTTCGGGCTTTTCAAGATGAAGGACATACTGCTGTTTTGATTATTGGAGACTTCACCGCACGGATAGGTGATCCAACTGGTAAAAATAAAACGAGAGTCCAATTAAGTCCTGAACAAGTTGAGAAGAATGCAAAGACTTACCTTGAGCAATTGGGTCTTGGTAAACCACCTGAAATTTCTTTGTTAGATTTCACAACTCCTGGTCGATTGGAAGTACGTCGTAATAGTGAATGGTTGGCTGCCCTTGACCTCTCTCAAGTAATTGACTTGCTTAGTAATGCAACTGTTGGCCAAATGCTTGCTAAGGAGGACTTTGGAAATCGATCTGAATCGGGTGTCCCTATTTCTTTGCATGAGTTTCTTTACCCACTTCTTCAGGGATATGACTCTGTAGCTGTTAATGCTGATGTTGAACTAGGTGGAACTGATCAAAAATTCAATGTTGCCATGGGTAGAGATCTGCAGCGTCGTTTTAATCAAAGACAGCAGTTTGGATTGCTTTTGCCCATCTTGGTAGGTTTGGATGGGGTCCAAAAGATGAGTAAAAGTCTTGGGAATACGGTGGGACTTTATGAAGATGCTTTATCGATGTACTCCAAACTAGAAAAGGTTTCTGATCACCTCGTGAGTAGTTATCTGACGCTATTAACTGATTTGGATATAAGAAAAACATTGGCTTCTAGTCCAAGAGAAAGGCAGAAGACTATGGCTTTAGCAGTTACAGCTAGTTTTCATGGCCTTCCTGCGGCCAAGGTTGCCCAAGCTAATGCTGAAACTTTGGTTGCAGGGTGTCGAGACGACATGGCAGAGGTTTCCGTTATCTCTCTTTCAAAGGTTAATTTCCCTGCTAAAGCATTTTATTTGCTTAGTTCTATTGGTTTGTGTTCGAGCAGTAGTGAAGCGAGACGTCAGATTCAGGGAGGTGCTGTTCGCTTAGATGGTAAAAAAATTACCGAGCCAAATATGGAGTTTTCTGAAAAAAAGATGTTGTTGGGCAAAGTAATTCAGATTGGGAAGAAGACTTTTAGAAGGTTCGCCAATTAA
- the pyrF gene encoding orotidine-5'-phosphate decarboxylase → MKFDPADKLILALDGMDQSEVFELIAKLNNLRWVKVGLELFISNGREIILALKDRGLRVFLDLKFHDIPITMAGACRQAASTGAELITVHACAGIDALKEANAAAAQGAKFAGFEAPTLLAVTVLTSWSSNKFANELIINQPLEKRVEYLAKLSFDAGIGGCICSPLEVNSLRRLFPEAFELVTPGIRNKGFEHNDQVRIMSPSDALKSGATRLVIGRPITQAKDPMKIFQEFCKEVYESQRD, encoded by the coding sequence ATGAAGTTTGACCCCGCAGATAAATTAATTCTTGCTTTGGATGGAATGGATCAGTCTGAGGTGTTTGAGTTGATTGCAAAGTTGAATAACTTGAGATGGGTAAAAGTTGGGCTGGAGTTATTTATTAGCAATGGACGAGAAATTATACTTGCTTTAAAAGATAGAGGCCTAAGAGTTTTTCTTGACCTGAAGTTTCACGACATACCGATAACGATGGCAGGTGCCTGTAGGCAAGCCGCTTCGACAGGTGCAGAACTAATCACTGTTCATGCTTGCGCAGGAATTGATGCACTTAAAGAGGCAAATGCCGCTGCTGCACAGGGGGCAAAATTTGCAGGTTTTGAGGCTCCTACTCTTTTGGCTGTAACGGTTTTAACAAGCTGGTCTTCGAATAAATTTGCTAATGAACTTATTATTAATCAGCCATTAGAAAAAAGAGTTGAATATCTGGCTAAACTATCTTTTGATGCTGGTATTGGTGGTTGTATTTGTTCACCTCTGGAAGTAAATTCTTTACGCAGGCTATTCCCTGAGGCTTTTGAGTTAGTGACACCTGGAATTAGGAATAAAGGTTTTGAGCATAATGATCAAGTTAGGATAATGAGTCCATCTGATGCCTTAAAGTCAGGAGCAACACGCTTGGTAATTGGTAGGCCTATTACACAAGCAAAGGACCCAATGAAAATATTTCAGGAATTCTGTAAAGAGGTATATGAGTCTCAACGTGATTGA